CACTTTTGAATACTTTGTTCTGATACACTCAACTGCAGAATAAACAGAGAAATCCCCAGTAATTGTGCCACTCCAGATTCTTTTGTCTTCCTCCAAACTGAGTACAGGTAGCTCATTGATTGAAACCATATCAAGAAGTTCAGAAGGCATAACCCATTCATTATCAACTATTAGGTTTTCAACTTTCATGTCAGGGAATTCATTAAGATATGCATTATCAGGATATAATTCACACAATGTTTTATCCTTTATCCAAATGTCATTCCAAATTGATATTTTTGATTCAGTGCCAACTATCCATCTTGTGAATTTTTGCACATCTTCAGAGATCCATTTCAagccaggaagaatagaagatttcttaTAATATCCAATCCAGTCCCCTTTTTTTGTAATGAATTTTTCTTGAAAAAATTTAGCCCaatcttccttgttgttttgtatTTTCCACCAAAGTTTCATAAGAAATGCCTTATTCATAATCTCTAGTCTTCTCAAGCCAACACCCCCTTCTTCAAATGGAGAATAAACTTTGTCCCATTTAAGCACAACACTCTATCTTTTTGAAGGATCTCCAgtccaaagaaaatttcttatcATTTGCTCACAATCTTTTTGAGCTCTTTGAGGCCATTTATAAACTGACATACTATATATGGGAATGCTACTGAGAACATGCTTGATTAAAATCAGTCTTTCTTGGAAAGATAAGAGCTTACCCATCCATCCAGCTAAGCTTGCTTGGATTTGTTCTACACAATTCCAAATATGTTGAGTTTTGATTCTATCTGGAGTTAGATAAACACCTAAGTACTTGTCTGGGAAATTAGCAAGTGGCATTCTGCATTCAGAagtaatttgttgttttcttaatgtactTGTTCCACCTATGAAGCATTTGCTTTTTTCCAAATTAAAAATTTGACCTGAGGCTTCTTGATATTCCTTGAGTAAAGTTGCTAGCTTTTTAACATTTCTTTTATCTCCATTTGCAGAACAAGAAAATGTCATCTGCAAAGAAGATATGAGATGGATGGATGCCATTTCTAGAGAGCATTGGTTGTAACTGACCTGATTGGACCATTCTTGATATTGCTCTGCTCAGAAGATCTTCAGCTATAACAAAAAGAAGAGGAGACAAAGTGTCACTTTGTCTGAGACCCCTTCCAACTTGAAAATATCCCACATGCCCTCCATTAAAAAGTACTGATATTCTTGCAGATTGCAGTAAAGTATGAATccaattaacatctttttcagaGAATCCAAATTTCCTCATCACTTGAAACAGAAACTCCCAGCTGAGTGAGTCATAAGCTTGAGAGATGTCCAATTTTATGCCCAAATTACCACCTCTTCTTTTAACATCCAGCTCATTCACTAGTTCAGAGGATATAACTATTTGCTCTTGAATGTTTCTCCCTTTTATGAAAGCACCTTGTTGAGGAGATACAATTCTTTGAATTAAACTTCCAAATCTTGTAGTTATAATCTTTGTAAGCAATTTAAAGCTGAAGTTCATTAGACCAATAGGTCTAAACTGACTAGTTTTTTTTTGGCATTTTTGACTTTTGGAAGAAGTAATAAAAAGTTAGCATTAAAACCTTGAGGTATAAATCCACATCTCCAGCAATGTTGAATAGCTTTTGTGATGTCATTGCCAAATATTTCCCAAGCATATCTGTAAAAGCATCCTGCAAATCCATCTGGTCTAGGGGAGCTATCAGGGTCAAGTTTAAATACTGCTCTTTTCACCTCTTCATCAGAAGGAACTACATCTAAATAAGCATTTTCATCTGCACTTACCAGTTGACGAATATCTTGAAAGAAGTTTTGATTAAATCTTACCTCTTGAAATTTaaatttctcttcaaaatggttGATAAGCAGTTCTGCAATTTTGGATTGATCAGTTACAATATTTCCATTTTCATCTTCTAGTACTGCAATTGTATTCTGAGTTTGTCTCAGTTTCATATTTATATGAAAACTTTAGAATTTGAGGCTCCATCTTTTAACCACTTAACTCTTGACTTCTGTTGATTAATTTCTTTTTGTTGCTCCATAAGAATCTCTTGTTGACCTCTAGCTGTAACTAAATTATTCAAAAGAATaatattttctggatttttatcAGACAACAATGAGGCTTGAAAGACAttttcctcagcttgcttcagctTTTTATTAACATCCCCAAATGTATTCCAATTCCACTCTTGAATAtctttttttagaattttaagtTTACTCAGAAAAATGAAGATAGGATTACCTCTAATCATTGCAAACCAAGAAAGTTGAATTTTCTTGAAGAATTCAGAATGAGATTGCCACACCTTAAGAGCTCTAAAAGGTATATTTTTGTGCTTTGGAATTTCAGCATTTGCACCATAAAGAATTCCATGATCTGATATACTTCTTACACCAACTTTGTAACCCCAGCTAGGGTATACTTCCAACCATTTATCATTGAAAACATCTCTATCAAGATTGCAGAGAATTCTTTTTTTCCCTGCTCTATTGTTGCACCAAGAGAACTCCAAACCTGTTTTAGGAGCTTGAGTAAGCCCACAATTATTTAAACAATCATTAAATTCTCTCATAGATATTTTCAGAGGATTGAGACCACCTTTCTTTTCATCAACACTTGTTATAGTATTGAAATCACCTATGACCAGCCATGGCTTATTTAAAGTACTTGCAATTTCCATTTCATGCCATAATTCTCTTCTATTAACAGTGAGAGTGGAAGCATGAACTCCAGTAATTACATCCCCACCAACTTCCACAGTTATTGCTTGAGAAGTACTTGATAAAATCTTTGGAGTGTTTATTGAAGAGCTCCATAGAATCCAAATGTTTCCTTTATTACCATCACAAGAGTTATGAATGATTTGATAGTGTATACCATGGAGTCTTAACTTTTTAATGAAATCAGAGGAAACCCATACTTTGGGTTCAGCTAAAATAACTAAAGTAGGACAAAAAATTTTGACTATATCTCTTAACTTGTCTTTGGACTTTGTTCTCCTTAGGCCCCTTAAGTTCCAATATAGAACTTTCATTTAGAAGGAGGGTGAGAAGATAAAGTACTTCTCTTACCTTGGCCATTtttactgaagtttgcatttaagTTGGCTGCCTGAGTTCTGGTAATCACATTTGGCTTTTTTCCAActtttattttgatttgaataaattctTCTCCATTCTTAGTACCAGAAGTACTTGTTGCATGTTGAATAGATTCTGAATCAGTATGTTTCACTTGAACACAATCTTCAGCTTCCTTAGATTTAATATTTGGAGAGATAGACTGAAGTTGTAAAACTGGAGTTCCAATAGGAGGTTGAATATTAACCACATTGGCTATTGAAGGAGCACTTGAAACCATTGTAATATTTTTATCTActgaaagagttggaaattctTCATGTGAGTTAATAGACCCCCTGAATTCTTCAGTTTAGTTTTGTAAGATATGAAATCTACCAGAGGAGTGCTCACTTTGAATATGAGGTATTATTGCATCAATCTCTTCATTATCACTTAAGAGTTGATCATGAATTTGTTCAATTATGTGCTCTTTttctttatcaacttgagtaaAGCATATGTCAAAACCAGTTTGAACTTGAGAAGTTTTTTTTGTCCATTGTTTTTTTGCCTTTTCCTTCACAACTTCAGTttgtttttcagaaaattcacttcttttgattCTATATTCAGTAGTTAAGTGACCCACCATTAGACAGTGATTACAGAATTTTGGTTTCTTCAAGATTTGAACAGCTCAAATTTACCATACTTGTACTCAACAACTACTTTGCTTGGGATATACTTTGCAAAAGTAACTTCAACTAGAACACTTGCATAGTATCctatttttctttttagaatAATTTCATCAACTTTAATAGCTCTCCCCAATTTGTTTCCCATCTGTAGAAGAATGCTTTCTTTCCAGTACTCCATGCTTAAACCAGGAAAAGTGACCCAAACATAAGATAATGAAGTTTTCTGAGTTTCAGGATTGAAGTTAGGTTCCCATGGTCTAATTTTCAGTGTTTGTTCTTCCACCATCCATAAACCTTGCCAAATATGTTTTCTATCATCTTCATTATCTGGCTTGATGATAAAGAATCTTTTTCCTAAGGGTATGAACTGTAAATAAACCTTAAGAGACCATTGTTGTTTTAATAAGGTAGATGCAATATTCATCTTAAGTTTAACAAAATCTAATCTCCCAATCAAGCTAAATTTCCATTCATTTAAGCTTTCTTCAATAACATCACCAGGAATAAACATAGAAGAATGGTCTTCAGAATTCATTGTTGAAGAAGCGGAATCACAAACCAAATTTGTTGTAGCAGATCGAAAACCAGATCCACTATTATTTTGTTCAGACATAATaaaagaagtaaaaggattgaaaatcaaCACCAATCATCTGTTATTAATGAGAAATCACCTGAATTAATACAGAGATCCGATCAGAATTCGAAGAATCCACGAATTTAATGAACGAGTCATCACCGATTTTTGTCGCCCGAGTCATCGCCCGATTCGCAGAGGATAAAGCTAAATATTTTATGCTAAAATATTCTATAACTCTTATGTATTAGAGCActcctcggttgaacccaccaagtgttggtatgtcaagtttcgcTATCATATTTCGTTCCAAAACTTGAGTCGCTTAATAagtaaactagagtcaactttgttaggttagactaggaacgaTATGaatattgtgctccagttactcacggAGATCTGAATACGGATTGAAGACAACGAAGACATTATCCTTCAGCTTGAGATTAGCAACTAcatacttgacttgttccatttatatcttgtttctttaaagtctttattgaaaacataacattcgaagtgtcaaggaagaatatacaagttgttttgCAACTTAagtttattgaattacgaagtataacgcttatatttCGAACTTCGTAATtgagacataatctttgtaacttattactagattgtgtaatgaacttttggttgatttcatgcctagaaaaacTATGTTTTATtaaatgagtttaaggaagtagacttgtgaacttgtttcatagttgaaagaaatcaagcGGATTGGTGgtatggtttttattgaagatccaaGGCAAGACTGATCCCTACCTATTTATCTTTATATGGTAGAACTGATCACTACCTATATATTATTATAGTATAAAAAAAGTCCCAACCTATTTAGGGAACTAAGGTAGAACATATCCTTACCCATCTATCTTTATAAGGTAGAACCGATTCCCTCAAGCAAAACCAACTTGGGTTTGCataataggaaagttcaagatgtccaCATAATGGGTAATTTGAACATATGAtaaattttatcttttattgttcaaatatatcccttgatactcaaggtatattgcatatctttgagaaatttcgGAATTTGGTAATTACTTGGTATCCAAACTACCTTGTCTATAATTAGAGaagtttgttcaacttacaaacttatCATGAGCcagccaaacttcctctttgttatttctggtggagtcgACTAAATAGAATTACTTGTAATTCTATTATGGAGAGGGgattaacctaattaggagaaatcccttacgtccgctcgtttaaagacttctttaagATCAAGAAAcgtctacgagtatcgttggtgggaaattagaagagtattgttaatttagttttctttgatttgattaTGAACTAACGAGTCATTTATCTTCTATACAAGATCTTGTTTATTTCATGgtctttctcttctgatataagaccactcaagactttgaagatttgactACTACATATCTTAGTGATTCTAGATCTGTAAAATAGATCtattgattttccattgttaacagactccgttttgtgcgacaaatcaatagaggaatcaagttgttttgcaggttgttactttgaaaatTAAATCGAAGACTAaatactttgaagatttgaagactttttTTTCTGTCTTGATCTTGGTATGACTTTCTGAAATTTGATTGGAAATAGTTTATTTCGATAAACATAAGTCTTTTGAGATCTACAAGTTTTTATGATTCTTTCATTAACCTTGTaatcaagattgattatttcggtagtcACCGTCTTGATTGATCACTTAACCAAGGAGATTCAAATCTGGTAATGGatattaaacggaagatcctaaACTGGGATTTTATCATATATTTTGGTGTTGTGATTGGAAAGTGAGTTTGGTTACCGAATAATCTTGATCCTttaactgtttggaatatgatccaaaagAATCATATTTTCTCAGTTGAAAGATTAGTAGTAGAAGTTACTGTGAAACATTAAGAATATCTACTAGATCTAGTTCTAAAGAGAATATATGTTATGCTAGGATATCTAGTAGTCTAACGTCTATTGAGAACTCAGGTTCTGCTAGAGGTTGTCAAAGCGTGAATACTGCTGAAGccgagtaactaggattttagattGCTTGGTCTAATCTACACGAATTTgtaggtttactttttgtagcgccTTAATTCATTgattattcaaaactggactaggtcccgggatttttctacaagattgtagttttcctcgttaacaaaattctggtgtgtgttttAACTTATTTTcacattataattgtctttatattttaattaaattatttgCACTCGTATGATTTATCACCTTGTTTAAGATAGCTTTAATCTTTGCTTACCCCGAAGTTTTTCTACGTGACCCAGAGCCTAAAATATGACCCAAAACTTACTATTGTGACCCTGGACAAACCTCGTACCTCAAAAATATCTACTGAACTAAAAATGTACATCATGATCTCAAATATTCCACTGTGAATGAAAATATACTAAAACACCAAAAATTTAGTTGATGTCCTGATTCTCCTGAAGTATCCTTGTTTCGCATTAGCTTCGTGAGCCAAACTAATGTCATAAAACCCGAAATCTCCCACCGGTAGCCTAAAATGTACATCTTTACCTGAAATATCACTTTTGTTACCCAAAATTTTAATCCCTAATCCAAAATAAACATTTTAACCTAAAATCTGTAAAATACGAAAGTCTCTGCTATGACACAAAATATGACTCGTGATACAAATGAGTACATAGAGCAAACCAGCAAAAATGAGTAGAAATTTGTATCAAGAATATTTGTCTTATGACAAATACAAGCATGAGTGTGAGTACACTAAACATATCCTTATTGAATGTCCCTATACCAAAGCTATTTGGTTCTATGCCGCAGGCTATAAAATGACATACTTCTCTGGAACAATATTTAATAATtggtgtagatggtgaaatttagaCGAGGGGAAGAAGTATTAATTCAATACGAAAGGCAAAATGGAAACTCCATAGCTAGAGGTTGAGTCATCACGTTGAGCCAATAGTCGTTTTCAAAGTTCTAGAAGACTAAAATGATAGAGAAATGGATGTAGAAAGGGATCTATAAAAATAAATTCAATCCTCATTGCTAAAATACAAGCTCAGTACCAGAACAAAACTCAACTCTCTCCCTTGGTCCCCAAGGCACCCACAACTACGATTTTTAATATACGTCCCCATGAGACATTGCTGATTGTGATGTTGTGACTCCTAAAGCACATACTCGACGATATACGtattgctggtcacgtaggttctctAGAGCATGAAAACTTCCACGGCTGACTTATGACCCAAAACATCCATGATTTCATCATGTCTTCACGAGACACGGCTGGTTGTGATGCCAAGATTCCTAATATACATCCTcagcgagatactgctggtcatatAGGCTCTATAGATGCGTAAAAACATCCCCaatggacttatgacccagagtaGAGACATTCATGTCTCCTGTAAGCAgaactcaccctatttgagatcaatgacCGACTCTTATTATATCATCACGAGATACACTAGTCACGTCTACTCTAGGCCCTAATTAGACTTACTGAGGCTTACGGATAATTATTAGGATATCCCcccgagatacgctggttattctactTCGGGCCTTTTTGACAGACTCCTTGAACATCCTTtcaagatacactggtcatgtcggtCATACTATACGAACATAATTGACTCCCAGAGTATATcagcaagatacgctggtcaaagacaaatGATCCAAGGTATCGAAGATACGTAATTAAGCATCTCGAACATGTCCTAGATGACTATGAAGAGACTCAATTGTATGAGCCGAGCCTCAACCGATCTCATGTTAATCCGAACTGAACTGGCTCGTCTGAAGAGTCTTGTACAAGCATGAGACTCAGGTATAAGCCTCAATTGTATcgtaagcgttgttatctcaagcttgtttttcaagtttagttgatcaaaactatatacttgatttctagtctacttatatctatgtctcggattaggataaaagtgtgtaattGAACATTAGACTTCACGCCGttcaccaactgaagaagaagatctactgaagatcttggaggaacttcatcaacaaaatgtatgtggagactaaaacttatctgtcactcagaaATCTATTGTATTCTATCttataatgagactaagtcgtactatacacatttgatatttcgagccgagtttatatcgcttatgtatttctcaaaatatgtgttggaaggttTTAGCTTTATctaagttcatcgtattcttgacgagtttagttggaaacaatttatttattggatactaaatattaagtcaaaagtgatcatgtaaaaattacctagaacatcttacatgatttttttaagacaatcatttgatgttaacttgagaagtttcgtattgatcgatcaatcacttgaaaattacttgaatctagtggtatatgtaagattaccattgttatctt
This is a stretch of genomic DNA from Papaver somniferum cultivar HN1 chromosome 1, ASM357369v1, whole genome shotgun sequence. It encodes these proteins:
- the LOC113309691 gene encoding uncharacterized protein LOC113309691 translates to MKLRQTQNTIAVLEDENGNIVTDQSKIAELLINHFEEKFKFQEVRFNQNFFQDIRQLVSADENAYLDVVPSDEEVKRAVFKLDPDSSPRPDGFAGCFYRYAWEIFGNDITKAIQHCWRCGFIPQGAFIKGRNIQEQIVISSELVNELDVKRRGGNLGIKLDISQAYDSLSWEFLFQVMRKFGFSEKDVNWIHTLLQSARISVLFNGGHVGYFQVGRGLRQSDTLSPLLFVIAEDLLSRAISRMVQSDKRNVKKLATLLKEYQEASGQIFNLEKSKCFIGGTSTLRKQQITSECRMPLANFPDKYLGVYLTPDRIKTQHIWNCVEQIQASLAGWMEGGVGLRRLEIMNKAFLMKLWWKIQNNKEDWAKFFQEKFITKKGDWIGYYKKSSILPGLKWISEDVQKFTRWIVGTESKISIWNDIWIKDKTLCELYPDNAYLNEFPDMKVENLIVDNEWVMPSELLDMVSINELPVLSLEEDKRIWSGTITGDFSVYSAVECIRTKYSKVSWVHQLWNYSIHPNISSNICKLIRNICPTDEK